The Bacillus sp. Marseille-Q1617 genome has a segment encoding these proteins:
- a CDS encoding 50S ribosomal protein L7ae-like protein, which yields MSYEKVSQAKEIIVGTKQAVKALKNGHVLEVVIAEDADPRVIAKVVQAAKDLDVQVNKVDSMKKLGRSCGIDVGAAAVAIIQ from the coding sequence ATGTCTTATGAAAAAGTATCACAGGCGAAAGAAATTATTGTAGGGACAAAGCAAGCAGTGAAAGCTCTGAAGAATGGTCATGTACTGGAAGTTGTTATCGCGGAAGATGCTGATCCGAGGGTGATAGCGAAAGTAGTGCAGGCTGCTAAAGATCTTGATGTACAGGTCAATAAAGTGGATTCGATGAAGAAGCTTGGCAGATCGTGCGGAATAGATGTTGGAGCGGCAGCTGTTGCGATTATACAGTAA
- the rpsL gene encoding 30S ribosomal protein S12 translates to MPTINQLVRKPRQSKSTKSKSPALNKGYNSFKKVHTNLSSPQKRGVCTRVGTMTPKKPNSALRKYARVRLTNGIEVTAYIPGIGHNLQEHSVVLIRGGRVKDLPGVRYHIVRGALDTAGVEGRMQGRSKYGTKRPKAAKK, encoded by the coding sequence ATGCCAACTATTAACCAATTAGTTCGCAAGCCTCGTCAGTCTAAATCTACAAAGTCTAAGTCACCAGCACTTAACAAAGGTTACAACAGCTTTAAGAAAGTGCACACGAACTTGTCTTCTCCACAAAAACGTGGTGTATGTACTCGTGTAGGTACTATGACTCCAAAGAAACCGAACTCGGCGTTACGTAAATATGCCCGTGTTCGTTTGACAAATGGAATCGAGGTTACTGCTTACATTCCTGGTATCGGGCACAACCTTCAAGAGCACAGTGTCGTGCTTATCCGTGGAGGACGTGTAAAGGATTTACCGGGGGTACGTTATCATATCGTACGTGGTGCGCTTGATACAGCTGGAGTTGAAGGCCGTATGCAAGGACGTTCTAAATACGGAACTAAGCGCCCTAAAGCAGCTAAAAAATAA
- the rpsG gene encoding 30S ribosomal protein S7 produces the protein MPRKGPVAKRDVLPDPMYNSKLVTRLINKIMIDGKRGKAQKKLYAAFDIISERSGKDAMEVFDAALKNIMPVLEVKARRVGGSNYQVPVEVRPERRTTLGLRWLVNYSRLRGEKTMEERLANEILDAANNTGASVKKREDTHKMAEANKAFAHYRW, from the coding sequence ATGCCACGTAAAGGTCCTGTAGCAAAAAGAGACGTTTTACCTGATCCAATGTACAATTCTAAATTAGTTACCCGCTTAATCAACAAAATCATGATTGACGGTAAAAGAGGTAAAGCTCAAAAGAAATTATACGCTGCGTTTGATATCATCAGCGAGCGTTCTGGGAAAGATGCAATGGAAGTATTCGATGCAGCTTTAAAGAATATCATGCCGGTATTAGAAGTTAAAGCTCGTCGTGTTGGTGGTTCAAACTACCAAGTACCTGTTGAGGTTCGCCCTGAGCGTCGTACGACTCTAGGTCTTCGTTGGTTAGTAAACTACTCTCGTCTTCGCGGTGAGAAGACAATGGAAGAGCGTTTAGCTAACGAAATCCTTGATGCAGCTAATAACACTGGAGCTTCTGTTAAGAAGCGTGAAGATACTCATAAGATGGCTGAAGCGAACAAAGCGTTTGCTCACTATCGCTGGTAA